Proteins encoded in a region of the Blastococcus sp. Marseille-P5729 genome:
- a CDS encoding DUF2231 domain-containing protein — protein MDTLFGLPSHVLIVHAVVVLGPLAALLGLGIAIRPGWAFYLRWPVLVLSLISAGAAILAASAGEALEERLGGNALIEQHAEDGEMLRLVTIIYLSVAVLAFLSITVRSPLQSRRGDFTSRLPAVLGPVSRGLLAAAAIWLIVQTTITGHSGATAVWRDVVQYTSTPRGEAQ, from the coding sequence ATGGACACGCTCTTCGGTCTGCCCTCCCACGTGCTGATCGTCCACGCCGTCGTCGTGCTGGGTCCGCTCGCGGCGCTGCTAGGCCTGGGCATCGCGATCCGGCCGGGCTGGGCGTTCTATCTGCGCTGGCCGGTACTCGTGCTCAGCCTGATCTCGGCCGGCGCGGCGATCCTTGCCGCGAGCGCGGGCGAGGCCCTCGAAGAGCGCCTGGGCGGGAACGCGCTCATCGAGCAGCACGCCGAGGACGGCGAGATGCTGCGGCTGGTCACGATCATCTACCTGTCCGTGGCGGTGCTGGCGTTCCTGTCGATCACGGTGCGCAGCCCACTACAGTCGCGCCGTGGTGACTTCACCAGCCGCCTCCCCGCAGTGCTCGGCCCGGTGAGCAGAGGGCTGCTCGCCGCCGCGGCCATCTGGCTGATCGTGCAGACCACCATCACCGGGCACTCGGGGGCGACGGCCGTGTGGCGGGACGTCGTGCAGTACACGAGCACGCCGCGCGGAGAGGCACAGTGA